The proteins below come from a single Triticum aestivum cultivar Chinese Spring chromosome 5D, IWGSC CS RefSeq v2.1, whole genome shotgun sequence genomic window:
- the LOC123121945 gene encoding uncharacterized protein: MAERNELTPKEIRSFFFFKTGSIWKRKSTEESCWSHWAGAHVAASKRLFAASTTCSIYIRQHHRILIYHLQQAHLPTQQTKTPLPKQTIPRQDTAQMASQLVESHRAGAEVHKGNDICKKKTVELLEELGLPKGLFPMDDIEEVGHNCETGFVWIVQKKKKEHTFRKINQTVSYDTEVTAFVEKGKIKEVTGVKIEALSLVEVSVDESSADKVTVKTDTGLSDTHDASAFALWE, from the coding sequence ATGGCTGAACGTAATGAGCTAACTCCAAAGGAGATACGTTCATTTTTCTTCTTCAAAACAGGAAGTATCTGGAAGAGGAAGTCCACAGAGGAGAGCTGCTGGTCACACTGGGCTGGCGCGCACGTAGCAGCTTCGAAGAGGCTCTTCGCAGCCAGTACAACTTGCAGCATCTATATAAGGCAGCACCATCGGATCCTGATCTATCACCTTCAACAAGCTCATCTACCAACCCAGCAAACTAAAACCCCACTTCCCAAGCAAACAATTCCTAGACAAGACACTGCTCAAATGGCATCCCAGCTGGTCGAGAGCCACCGTGCCGGTGCCGAGGTCCACAAGGGGAACGATATCTGCAAGAAGAAGACGGTTGAGCTTCTCGAAGAGCTCGGCCTCCCAAAAGGCCTCTTTCCTATGGATGACATCGAGGAGGTCGGGCACAACTGTGAGACTGGGTTCGTCTGGATAgtccagaagaagaagaaagaacacaCATTCCGGAAGATCAACCAGACCGTCTCCTACGACACCGAGGTGACCGCTTTTGTGGAGAAGGGCAAGATCAAGGAGGTCACCGGGGTCAAGATCGAGGCGCTCTCTTTGGTCGAGGTCTCTGTGGATGAGTCTTCTGCTGATAAGGTCACTGTCAAGACCGACACCGGTCTGTCTGACACCCATGATGCGTCCGCGTTCGCGCTCTGGGAATAG